The DNA sequence GAAGCGAAGGAAGAAGTAGGTATTGATCACCATCAAATTGAAATTTTGGGGAAATTATCTGACCTGTATGTTGAGGTTAGTCAATTTTCCATTCAGCCATTTTTGGCCTGGGCCGATCATAAACCTGAGTTCTTAGTCGATTTTGGTGAAGTTGAAAAACTGATCCTGTTTCCTGTCAGCGATTTTATTGCCAATGAAATTATTTCGGAAATCGAACTTGAGACAGTAACTGGGACACTTCGGGTGAAATACTATCCTTACGATGGGGAGTTTATCTGGGGCGCTACTGCAATGATTTTATCTGAATTAATTGAGATACTGAAAAAACAAGTTGCTGTATGATTGGTCGATTAGATGGACAAAATATCTAGTGTTGTGTTAACGATCTTTTGACGTAGCGTCATGCCGAACTTGTTTCGGCATCTCTTTTATGATGAGATCCCGAAATAAATTCGGGATGACCAGATTACGAAAGAATCAAGTTAATACACCATTAGTTTTTGTTAAGTTGATTACTATTTCCTTAATTTTACGCGATATAAAAATTTTTATACATGCATTCAAAATATCTGGTTTCGCTTTTCTTGTGCTTGTTCTTTATTCGTGCCAATTCTCAGGATCAGGAAAAAGCCATTCTCACCACATTTCATTCCATTTCGAGTCACGATTTGTTGAATTATGCCGCTGAATTGAGTTCTGAAAAATACAAAGGCCGACTTTCCGGCTCTCCGGGATACGCGGCAGCTGCTAGTTGGGTGGCTAGTCAGCTTAAGCAGGCAGGAGTAAAACCATGTTTGGCTGATGGTAGCTTTTTTCAGTGGTTCCCGAATGCCTATTGCGATGTACTTACTCCCGGAAGTCTGACTTTGCTTGCTGGTAAAGACAATCCAGAAAAAGAATACAAATTCCCTGATGATTATTATCCCGGATCGAACTCGGCCTCAGGAACGGTTTCGGGCGATGTGGTGTATGTAGGGTTCGGCATTTCGGCGCCCGAACTGAATTACGATGATTACAGCAACATCAATGTCAAAGGTAAAATCGTATTGATGGAAACCGGCGTGCCATACAAAAGCAACGACAGCGCCCTTCAGAAATGGGAACCTTATAGTTATCACCGGTATAAATTTCAACGGGCTCGCGAATTGGGTGCTGCCGGATTACTTTACGTCAGCAAAATTGCCAATCCAAACACCTCGTACCTCGAAGGATTTGTTTACGCGCACATTGGCGAACCAGTTGCCGAAGAGCTTTTTGCCGGAACCGGCCAAAAATATGCCGAAACACGTGCCGCAATTGCGAAAAATATCAAGCCAAATTCGTTCTTGCTGAATAAAAAAGTAAAGATTTCGGCATCGACCAACTATTTCCCGGATAGCCGTTCATGCAATGTAATCGGGATGATTGAAGGCTCTGACCCCATCTTGAAGAATGAGGCCATAATTATTGGTGGGCACCTTGATGCTGTTGGAAGTCCCGGATGTTTGTTTCCCGGTGCGCTCGACAATGCTTCAGGATCGGCTGATATTCTGGCTGCGGCAAAGGCGCTGGCTTCTTCGGAAGTAAAACCTGCCCGAACCATTGTTTTTGTTTTCTTCGGAGGGGAGGAGTGTGGCCTTTACGGAAGTGAAAAATATGTGAAGTCGCCCATCTGGCCTAAAGAAAAAGTGATTTGTATGATTAACCTCGACATGGTAGGGAACGGAACAGGCTTCCATCTTGGAAATGGGAAAACATTCCCTGAAGTTTTAAATCATTTTTCAGAAGCCAATGACAAATACCTTCACCGCGATTTGAAAGCTTCTGAAGTTCATGTGAATTATGGAAGACCACGTACCGATGGCGCAATTTTTGAAAAAGGAGGGTACAAAGTGCTGGAATTGTCTACCTCAGGAACCGTAAAACCCGTTTATTACCACGCGCCGCTTGATAATGCCGATGCACTGACTCCTGAAATTATGGAAGACGCCGCCAAGTTGCTTTATTTGAGCATACTCGATTTGGCCAACGATCAGGGGATTGGGGTAAAATAAAGGCAAATATTTCAGTATACCCGCTGTTCGTGTAGCGTTGCGTGTCGAAGGTAGTTCTTTTCGAGCAAAGCGAAACAAAAAACAATGCCCCCGCCATCCATTCCGGACGACGAGGGCTTGTTTCATTTATACATTTATTTTTTGTGCTGATTCCATGACCCGAAGTCATCGGATCAGTTGCACTTATTACGAATTAAACTCCAAGTTTACTTCTGCGGATCTGCTCTGCATTAGTGAAGTTGTATTTTGCGATGTGCCCTTTCAGCGGAATAAGCTTTTCGTTGATGATATCGATGAAACTTTCTGCCTGTGGGAAGAATGCATATTCAAGTTCGTATGCAGGTGTAATCCAGTCGCGAGAACCTAGCACTGCCGGAGGTGCATCCAAATCGTCGAATGCAAGGTCGGTAACGTTGCGGGCCAAATCGTTCAGGAATGAACCACGTGCAGTTGCATCGCTCGAAATCACAATGCGTCCGGTCTTTTTAACTGACGCAAGTACTTTTTCGTAGTTGAATGGAACCAGTGAACGGGCATCGATCACTTCGGCACTCATGCCATATTTTTCTTCCAGAATTTTAGCTGCATCCAATGCACGGTAGAGCGTTGCACCGATGGTAAGGATGGTTACATCTTTCCCTTCGCGTTTGATATCCGGCTCGCCAAACGGAATTTCGTAGTATCCTTCAGGAACTCCACCTTTGTGGAACTGCTCGCCAATTTCGTAAATACGTTGACTTTCAAAGAACACAACCGGGTCGGTGCCTTGCAGCGCGCTGTTCATTAATCCTTTTGCATCGTATGGAGTTACCGGGAAACAAACTTTCAAGCCCGGAATATGAGCCGTTAATGAAGTCCAGTCCTGCGAGTGTTGAGCACCATATTTCGAACCTACCGAAACACGCACAACAACCGGCATTTTCAGGATATTTCCACTCATAGCCTGCCACTTGGGCAACTGGTTGAAAATTTCGTCGCCGCAACATCCGAGGAAGTCGCAATACATGATTTCAGGAATCACACGACCGCCACACATGGCATATCCGATAGAAGTGCCAATGATAGCTGCTTCGGCAATAGGCGAGTTAAACAAACGGTGATATGGAAGCGCTTCGGTTAATCCGCGATAGACTGCAAAAGCGCCACCCCAGTCGCGGTTTTCTTCACCATAAGCAATCAACGACGCATCTTTATAGAACCGGTCAACAATAGCTTCAAAAATACCATCGCGAAGCTGGAATTGTTTCATTTTTGAAACGGGGTTCCCATCTTTATCAACTGTTGATCGCTCTTTTTTAGCAATTTGCTGAACGCGTGGGTTCTCGTTCATCGGATGATTCACGTCTGGTTTTGCGTCCGACATGGAGTCAATCGACTGATTGGAAAACATCATGGTCTCCAATAAATCGGGATTTTTGTGTAAATCCATAATGGGCGAAAGCTCGTCGTTGATCGCCAACTTGAAGGTGTCGAGCATTATTTCTTTAACCTCGTTCCATGTTGAATCCAGATCAGCCTGAGTAGCGACTCCGGCTTCGATGAGTTGTTTTCCATAAGAAATAATGCAATCCTGTTCTTCCCAGGCCTTAATTTCTTCGGAAGTACGGTACGATGATGAATCGGAAGGCGAGTGGCCGCTAAAGCGATAGGTAAGAATATCAACCAGGATAGGTCCTTCTTTCTTTTCAATCAATTCTTTTTTCCGGCGATACGTTTCGATTACTGCCAATGGATTGTAGCCATCAACACGTTCGGCGTGCATCTGTTCTGGGTTAACACCGGCGCCGATACGGGCGGCTACATCAAAGCCCATGGTTTCGCCAGCGGTTTGTCCACCCATTCCGTACTGATTGTCCATGATATTGATAATCACCGGAAGGCCGCCCTTCATATCATCAGCCCAAAGTTGTTTAAACTGATCCATTGCAGCGAAGGTAATTCCTTCCCAAACCGGTCCGCGAGCCATTGAAGCGTCGCCAATGTTGGCAACAACTAGACCTGGTTTGCGGTTAACTTTTTTGTAAAGAGCTGCACCAACGGCAATGGTTCCGCTACCACCAACAATGGCATTGTTCGGATAAATACCGAATGGAGTAAAGAACGTGTGCATACTTCCACCCAAACCTTTGTTGAATCCGGTTGTGCGGGCAAAAATTTCAGCCAATGCACCATACAACAGGAAGCGTATTCCTAACTCTTTGGTATCGTTACTTTTGTATGCTTTTTTAGCCACATTAAGTGTAGCACCGTCCCAGAATTCGTTCATGATTTTTTCGAGTTCTTTCGGATCGAGCGTTTCAATGGCACGTAATCCTTTGGCAAGAATCTCGCCGTGACTGCGGTGCGATCCAAAAATGAAATCGTCAACAGTGAGCGTATAAGCCATACCAACCGCAGCGGCTTCCTGACCTGCAGAAAGGTGAGCTGGTCCAGGGTTGTTGTATTCAACTCCACTGTATCCACCGGTAGTTTTTACCAGGTGAAGCATGGTTTCGAACTCGCGGATAACCACCATGTCGTGATAAATCTTTTTCAGCTCTTCCGTTGTGAAGTTTTTACTTTTTAGTTCTTCACGAATTGTTTTATTGTACTGATTAACAGGAATCGGCTGAAATGTAACTTCACCAGCTTTCCGGACATCCGATGGATTAATAAATTGACTTTTAGGCATTGTATTAGTTTTTAAATGTTTTGCTATTGAATTCTTTCTTGCGGGTTGCGAGATTCGGGTTGCGAGTTAAAACACGTAACTCGAAACACGTAACCCACAACGATTAAAACTGAAAGATCGTTTCCTTGATAATCTCGCTCACCGTCGGGTGAGGAAATACAATTTCTTCCACGTCCTGAACACGCAGTTGCGCTTCGATGATGGCACAGGCTCCCCAGATCATTTCGGAACATGCTCCGCCAACCATGTGAATTCCCAAAATTTCGCGGTATTTTTTGCCAACAATCACTTTGCAAAAACCGTCTTTGCCTTCGTTTTCGGCAACAAAGCGTCCGGCATAAGCCATTGGCAATTGTTTTACTTCCACTTCAATGCCTTTTTCTTTGGCAGCACTTTCGGTAAGACCAACTCCGGCAATCTCCGGATGGGTGTATACAACTCCCGGAATAGCATCGTAGCGCATCATATCTTTGCGACCCAACATGTGGTTCACGGCCACTTCACCTTCGCGACTGGCAGTGTGAGCCAGCAATGAGAATCCGGTGATGTCGCCTGCTGCATAAACATTAGGCACGTTGGTGCGGCAATTCTGATCGATTTTTACCCCTTTTGGCGTAAATTCAACACCGATATTTTCCAGACCAATTCCGGCCACATTGATTTTTCGTCCAACCGAAAGCAGTACCTGATCACCCGTGATTTTCATTTCCTGACCATCTTTCTCGAAAACGACTTCCTTGCCATTCAGTTTGGTCACACGGGCTTTCAGGTGGAATTCGATTCCTTTTTTGACAAATTCTTTGCGAACAAAAGCAGCAATTTCTTCATCCACCCCAGTTAAAATCTCCGGAAGCATTTCGATGACAGTAACTTTTGTTCCCATCGCATTGAAAAAGTCGGCAAATTCAGTTCCTATCACACCTCCGCCGATAATGACAAGGCTTTCAGGTTTTTCTTTTAGTTGAAGGATTTCGCGGTTCGTCAAAATTTGCGAAGCATCCAGTCCCGGAATAGGTGGAACGGCAGCTTCCGAGCCAGCACAAACCAGCAAGCGGTTGGCCTGATAGTCCTGACCATCAGCTTCAATGGTAATTACTTCGCCGCGTTTTTCCTTGATGGTTGCTTTGGCCATCACCACATCGGCTTTGGCGTGTTTCATTTTGGCGCCAATTCCGGCCACCAGTTTGCGTACCACTTTGTCTTTGCGGAGCATGATTTTCTTGAAATCGATAGAAATGTTTTCCACATGAATTCCGTATTTGCCTGCTTCTTCGGCATATTCGAGCACTTTGGCCGAATTCAGAAGCGTTTTGGTCGGAATGCAACCTTCATTCAGGCAAACACCGCCCAGCGAACGCATGTCAAAAATGACCACGCTGAGGCCTTTTGCGCCGGCACGTTCGGCTGCGACATAACCCGCAGGGCCTCCGCCTATAATTGCTAAATCGTATATTTTATCCATTTTGTTGAATTTGGGTAGAGACACGATTAATCACGTCTCTACATCGTTTTTTCATATCGTTTTTTCCATTTCGTCCGAAAATAGAATATCTCTTTTTTCAACATTCTCCCTCGGACGATCTCTGCCTTTTCGCATTATCCCCCGGGCTGAAACCCGGGGCTACAATAATTTCACCGCTACGCGGTTTTGATTTTCACTAGGTGTTAATTTCAATGCAAAAATCGTCGCATTTCAACATCTCGAAACGCACAACTCGTAACCCGCAACGATTACACTTCCAGGTTTTCAATTTGCTCTTTAATTTCTCTCAGGAACAAGGTTGCTTCGCCACCGTCCAAAGCCTGATGATCGTAAGTCAGCGACAAACCAATCATTGGAACAAATCCATAAACGCCATCGCCCAAATCTTTCGGACGTGGAACAATGGTACAAACTCCCAAAATAGCAGTCTGCGGAATGTTGATGACCGGAGTGAACATTTCGACACCGTAGTTTCCAAGGTTGGAAATGGTGAAAGTTGCAGCTTCAGGTGCCAATAACTCCGGACTCACATTGCCTTTACGACATTGTCCGGCGATGGCCTGCATCTGTCCTGAAAGACCTTCAAGCGAAAGATCGTCTGCATTTTAATAGTAGGAACCATCAACCCACGATCTGTGTCAACGGCCAACCCGAGGTGTACTTTTTTGAACCAGCGCATGCTGTCGCCAATAAAGTGGGTATTTACCTGAGGGAATTTCTTCAGGGCTTTAATTACCGCAAAACAAACCAAATCGTTGATGGTAATGTTCTGCGTGATTTGTCCAGCATCGAGCGCTTTTTTATATTTTTTGCGCAAAGCCATGATGGTGCGGGCATCGGCGCTCATGTGGTGAGTTAACTGAGCCGAATTTTGCAGCGAAGTGTGCATCGCTTTGGCAATCAGCTTGCGCATGTTGGTAAGTTTCTTCACCTCGAAATCGTCGCTGTAAATCGGATTGTACGAAATCAGGTCTTTTGCAACTGCTTTTCCACCTAATCCAGTGGTTGTGTCGCCAACTTTCAGGCCTTCAGCTTTGGCTTTTTCCTGAGCCAGTGGAGTTAGTTTTGGCAATACCTGAGCGGCAGCTTCAATGTCGCGTTCAATAATACGACCTTGAGGTCCGGAACCTGCCAATTGCAAGTAAGCGACGCCTGACTTTTCGGCCAGATTTTTAGCACGTGGCGAAATTTTTACTTTTCCTGATGGTTCAGAAACCGTTTTTACTTCCGGAACAGTAGCATTTTCAGTAACTACCTCAGTGGGAGCAACAGTTTCAGCAACAGGAGCGGCAGCTTGTCCACCCGGGCGGAATTCGTCAACAGATTCACCGGCAGCGCCGATGACCGCAACGTTTACCAATACCGGAACTTCGTCGCCTTCAGCAAAAAATACGTCGAGCAAAATACCGTCAGCTTTAGCCTCTTCCTCGAACGAAGCCTTGTCTGTTTCATACGAGAAAAGGATGTCGCCTATCTTTACTGCGTCACCCTTCTCCTTTACCCATTCACCTAAAATACAGGTCTCAACCGATTGCCCCTGACGAGGCATTAATACAGGAATTGCCATATTTGATTTGTTTTAACAACTTTAGTTTACTTGTAAACACAACTGCATGGATTTATTTAGCTTAATTAGCTAATAAGTCAGCAATTACAATACTATCACATATCATGCGTCAAAACTATATTATTCTACTTGTATTTACAAGTTAATTTTTAATTTTTAATTTTTTTTATTACTTTTGGCTCAAATTCATTCGATTATGGCCGAAGAGAATAAAATACCACAGCACAAAAAAATCTACGAAATCCTCCGGAAACACATTTTAACAGGCGTTTACGAAGAAGGAAGCCTTTTGCCCTCCGAAAATGAATTGTGTGCGGTTCATAACATCACACGACCTACCGTTCGTCAGGCGCTTGAAGCCTTGGTGAATGATGGCTTCATTTCGAAAAAACAGGGAAAGGGTAGTATTGTACGAAAGCCACCTCAGGATATTGGAATTCTTAGTATTTCGGGAACAGCATCGGCCATCGGAAATCAATATTTACAAACACAGATTTTGCAAAAGCCACAGATTAAACCCTGGCCCGAACGATTCCCATTTGATTTGTCCGAGATCGAACGAGAATCGGGATGTATTTACATGGAAAGGCTTCGATTGGTTGATGCGCAACCAGTTTTTTACGACATCAACCGAATCCCAAATATAAATCTGCCCCGCTTTTCGAGTCGTTCGTTCGAAAACAAATCGCTGTTCGAAACTCTTCGCACACAATACCAGATTGAAATTCGTGGAGGAGAACAAAAACTAAAAGCCATTAAAGCCGATCATTTGATTGGACAATTGCTAAACATTCCAGTTGGAGAGCCGGTTTTGAGCATGGAGCGTAAACTGAATACAAACCGGGAAGGATTTCACATTTACTCGACTATCTTTTTTAATTCGGCCAAGCATTCGATATTCGGAACGTTCTAAAAAGGACACTTGATATAATTTTTCCTGCAACTTTCGAAATGTAAGCATTTAGGCTGAATTTAATGTCGAAAAAGACGAATTCTTAAATAATATCCAATAATTACTTCCAGATCGTAAATCAAGCGCTTGATTTCAAAAATAATTCTCATCTTTGTCTCACATATAAATATTTACTTAACTCCTTTTAAATAAGAGGTTTATTATGAAAGTATTAAAATTTGGAGGAACCTCCGTAGGATCGGTAGAAAACATGCGCGCTGTAATGCAGTTAATTGCCGATGGAAATCAAAAATTAGTCGTTTTGTCGGCCATGTCGGGCACGACGAACTCGCTTGTTGAAATTGCCAACTACCTTCAGAAGAAGAACAAGGATGCAGCCAGGCAAGTGATCAGCCAATTGGAACAGAAGTACTACAAGGTAGTCAACGATTTATATGCTTCAGAAGAGAAGAAGGAAAAGGGTAAAACTATCGTTTCCGGAATCTTTCAAACGATAAAATCATTAACCGCGGGCGATTTTAATGAAGTGGGCGAAAATACCATTGTTGCACAAGGCGAATTGCTGTCAACTGCACTTTTTGCTGAACTGATGCTTGAAAACGGATACAAAACGGTTTACCTTTCTGCGTTGGATTTCATGAAAATTGACAGCGATAAAGCCGCTGATTCTCATTTTATTCAGGAAAACATCAGCAAAATACTGG is a window from the Aquipluma nitroreducens genome containing:
- a CDS encoding M20/M25/M40 family metallo-hydrolase — protein: MHSKYLVSLFLCLFFIRANSQDQEKAILTTFHSISSHDLLNYAAELSSEKYKGRLSGSPGYAAAASWVASQLKQAGVKPCLADGSFFQWFPNAYCDVLTPGSLTLLAGKDNPEKEYKFPDDYYPGSNSASGTVSGDVVYVGFGISAPELNYDDYSNINVKGKIVLMETGVPYKSNDSALQKWEPYSYHRYKFQRARELGAAGLLYVSKIANPNTSYLEGFVYAHIGEPVAEELFAGTGQKYAETRAAIAKNIKPNSFLLNKKVKISASTNYFPDSRSCNVIGMIEGSDPILKNEAIIIGGHLDAVGSPGCLFPGALDNASGSADILAAAKALASSEVKPARTIVFVFFGGEECGLYGSEKYVKSPIWPKEKVICMINLDMVGNGTGFHLGNGKTFPEVLNHFSEANDKYLHRDLKASEVHVNYGRPRTDGAIFEKGGYKVLELSTSGTVKPVYYHAPLDNADALTPEIMEDAAKLLYLSILDLANDQGIGVK
- the lpdA gene encoding dihydrolipoyl dehydrogenase, translated to MDKIYDLAIIGGGPAGYVAAERAGAKGLSVVIFDMRSLGGVCLNEGCIPTKTLLNSAKVLEYAEEAGKYGIHVENISIDFKKIMLRKDKVVRKLVAGIGAKMKHAKADVVMAKATIKEKRGEVITIEADGQDYQANRLLVCAGSEAAVPPIPGLDASQILTNREILQLKEKPESLVIIGGGVIGTEFADFFNAMGTKVTVIEMLPEILTGVDEEIAAFVRKEFVKKGIEFHLKARVTKLNGKEVVFEKDGQEMKITGDQVLLSVGRKINVAGIGLENIGVEFTPKGVKIDQNCRTNVPNVYAAGDITGFSLLAHTASREGEVAVNHMLGRKDMMRYDAIPGVVYTHPEIAGVGLTESAAKEKGIEVEVKQLPMAYAGRFVAENEGKDGFCKVIVGKKYREILGIHMVGGACSEMIWGACAIIEAQLRVQDVEEIVFPHPTVSEIIKETIFQF
- a CDS encoding alpha-ketoacid dehydrogenase subunit alpha/beta — protein: MPKSQFINPSDVRKAGEVTFQPIPVNQYNKTIREELKSKNFTTEELKKIYHDMVVIREFETMLHLVKTTGGYSGVEYNNPGPAHLSAGQEAAAVGMAYTLTVDDFIFGSHRSHGEILAKGLRAIETLDPKELEKIMNEFWDGATLNVAKKAYKSNDTKELGIRFLLYGALAEIFARTTGFNKGLGGSMHTFFTPFGIYPNNAIVGGSGTIAVGAALYKKVNRKPGLVVANIGDASMARGPVWEGITFAAMDQFKQLWADDMKGGLPVIINIMDNQYGMGGQTAGETMGFDVAARIGAGVNPEQMHAERVDGYNPLAVIETYRRKKELIEKKEGPILVDILTYRFSGHSPSDSSSYRTSEEIKAWEEQDCIISYGKQLIEAGVATQADLDSTWNEVKEIMLDTFKLAINDELSPIMDLHKNPDLLETMMFSNQSIDSMSDAKPDVNHPMNENPRVQQIAKKERSTVDKDGNPVSKMKQFQLRDGIFEAIVDRFYKDASLIAYGEENRDWGGAFAVYRGLTEALPYHRLFNSPIAEAAIIGTSIGYAMCGGRVIPEIMYCDFLGCCGDEIFNQLPKWQAMSGNILKMPVVVRVSVGSKYGAQHSQDWTSLTAHIPGLKVCFPVTPYDAKGLMNSALQGTDPVVFFESQRIYEIGEQFHKGGVPEGYYEIPFGEPDIKREGKDVTILTIGATLYRALDAAKILEEKYGMSAEVIDARSLVPFNYEKVLASVKKTGRIVISSDATARGSFLNDLARNVTDLAFDDLDAPPAVLGSRDWITPAYELEYAFFPQAESFIDIINEKLIPLKGHIAKYNFTNAEQIRRSKLGV
- a CDS encoding NUDIX hydrolase, whose translation is MYSAVKTYLKEYLQGELPGINAHSKMLPPGRRLKTNANELSSVKMSSVLLLLFPEGEQLYICLTKRPHTMKHHPGQISFPGGKVEKDDTSAEMTALREAKEEVGIDHHQIEILGKLSDLYVEVSQFSIQPFLAWADHKPEFLVDFGEVEKLILFPVSDFIANEIISEIELETVTGTLRVKYYPYDGEFIWGATAMILSELIEILKKQVAV
- a CDS encoding GntR family transcriptional regulator yields the protein MAEENKIPQHKKIYEILRKHILTGVYEEGSLLPSENELCAVHNITRPTVRQALEALVNDGFISKKQGKGSIVRKPPQDIGILSISGTASAIGNQYLQTQILQKPQIKPWPERFPFDLSEIERESGCIYMERLRLVDAQPVFYDINRIPNINLPRFSSRSFENKSLFETLRTQYQIEIRGGEQKLKAIKADHLIGQLLNIPVGEPVLSMERKLNTNREGFHIYSTIFFNSAKHSIFGTF